A single region of the Pseudomonas mandelii genome encodes:
- a CDS encoding DUF6124 family protein — MKKITPNPPESAALSEADAPDLSQLSETTERIISARLRNPNHSDPISHVFTLLPAVDTPTLLAHACETLASLNVMTTDLACDLEGSRRNVALAIQQLAVLGELLVNRALDNLDPPNGVSEVSSARHH, encoded by the coding sequence ATGAAAAAGATCACCCCAAATCCGCCCGAATCTGCCGCACTTTCAGAAGCAGACGCACCCGATTTAAGCCAACTCTCCGAAACCACAGAACGCATCATCAGCGCACGCCTGCGCAACCCGAACCACTCCGATCCCATCAGTCACGTCTTTACCCTCCTCCCCGCCGTCGACACGCCAACCCTGCTCGCTCACGCCTGCGAAACCCTCGCCTCACTCAACGTCATGACCACCGACCTGGCCTGCGACCTCGAAGGCTCGCGCCGTAACGTGGCACTGGCGATTCAGCAGTTGGCGGTGCTGGGTGAACTGTTGGTAAACCGAGCGCTGGACAACCTCGATCCACCCAATGGTGTGTCGGAAGTTTCGTCCGCCCGCCACCACTGA
- a CDS encoding nucleotidyl transferase AbiEii/AbiGii toxin family protein — protein sequence MSLFDELVDEALKHKQDLAPLRVVVEKELLHHDIMLALSSAGMLAKLTFIGGTCLRACYGSNRLSEDLDFTGGADFNRESLTELAHVLVSTLKTKYGLEVEVGEPVREEGNVDTWKLKVQTRPGRKDLPAQRINIDVCSIPSYQPQPMLLLNPYGVDMGTSGLILQAETREEIYADKIVAFALRPNRIKNRDLWDMVWLRQQGVTPQLDLIGKKLSDHRCGQDEFLKLFKERSEQLNADLKVVLEFRKEMNRFLPADLVAQTVNDPAFWTFLVGHIRELYVTTEKALAGIDSAQGFGFKM from the coding sequence ATGAGTTTGTTTGATGAACTGGTAGATGAAGCACTTAAACACAAACAGGATCTGGCGCCATTGCGGGTCGTGGTGGAAAAGGAATTGCTGCACCACGACATCATGCTCGCACTGAGCTCTGCCGGCATGCTCGCCAAACTCACCTTCATCGGTGGAACCTGCTTGCGTGCCTGTTACGGCTCAAACCGCTTGAGCGAGGATCTGGATTTCACTGGTGGCGCTGACTTCAATCGCGAGAGTCTGACTGAGCTTGCTCACGTTCTTGTCTCAACGCTGAAAACCAAATATGGCCTTGAAGTTGAAGTCGGTGAACCTGTTCGTGAGGAGGGGAATGTTGATACCTGGAAGCTGAAGGTTCAGACCCGACCCGGGCGCAAAGACCTTCCGGCGCAACGCATCAACATCGATGTGTGCTCCATTCCGAGTTATCAGCCACAACCCATGTTGCTGCTGAATCCGTATGGCGTCGACATGGGCACGAGTGGCCTTATTTTGCAGGCAGAAACGCGCGAAGAAATCTATGCCGACAAAATTGTGGCTTTTGCTCTGCGCCCTAACCGAATCAAGAACCGGGATCTCTGGGACATGGTCTGGCTACGTCAGCAAGGTGTAACGCCGCAGCTGGATTTGATTGGGAAGAAACTCAGCGATCATCGCTGTGGGCAGGATGAGTTCTTGAAGTTGTTCAAGGAGCGTTCAGAGCAGCTCAATGCAGATCTGAAAGTGGTGCTCGAATTCCGCAAGGAAATGAATCGGTTCCTGCCAGCAGACTTGGTCGCTCAAACCGTCAATGACCCGGCGTTCTGGACGTTTTTGGTCGGACATATACGTGAATTGTATGTGACGACGGAGAAGGCGTTGGCCGGAATTGATAGCGCTCAGGGGTTTGGTTTCAAGATGTAA
- a CDS encoding tetratricopeptide repeat protein, with product MVSSTASNASATKSRRLLNPWALAVVAVAVGGLLWLTFQREEVFQPDGREPDAVSANYAELLLAAHPDDDHLRLQLVDLLIRLGDYPKARLHLENWPKPVVELQAYYRLELDALEAAKADDPIAQKALIERLQSFDHRLLPLPQLHNLAKLALTLQAPAFAASVYEEIADRDPAQRIASLKSAAQWYLAGEQPGRAADIYLLLKQDSQQASERREYAQLAFNSLLAAGRGEQAARVLADELDQLKDPQTDSPWLEQGVDVAVGSKRFDLAQRFLDQWRVLQPDNPQILRKEFSMRLALGDLAGAWDSGQQLVAEHPDDLALLEQMGHLGEWRGDSQAALGYWIRLLKLHEDPQTREHAWRLASQQFDFDHAIPLLAEIMEQRALTDVELDALIYAHESRGTPAQAEAWLHAYLRKYPAHRLAWTRLLQNLENTGQFAQKTEVYQRYSKRFALTTTERIDWANTDLKLFDNQAAWEVLQVDNRKITDEGYWRLRAALAWDLELDDELQFSLEKLLALKGSLNSGDESQLITMYRTSDPKRALTMMVGSWKRTRDPQRLVESLQQAQELQDWPQVVALLKDAEQYPEANEQAQVLAIRGALAVQQGNIDEAQRLYLLGLSRFPDDNLFRERLMWLYVDQGNTAALKPLLTEWKPQARQDRILWLPFASASQMLGRDTEALAWYRMYLKTSPQDWLVRAAYADALESAGYQDAAQRLRLKLLRSPEGENIQPSSQRYAIWLRLMASSYSPAKAQQDVAKWKDGSPAMLQLWFERLLARLDATNQESQKDQWLEWARSQGLKVQRYEEIQQALRSRNKAQVETLLASSDLNPAQRAQALSRLGRFDEALDLSQSALGDDQPAAVREQLRRQAAELQELTPQGAQLSWHQQDFGGLEFNTPRLQIAHNLGAQWYANLELENGTYNSDQLIESRMGDERNAALTLQRSVEDGGYKLFADTSQRKDDDRNGLGLSRTWQLSASDQIETGLDWHRKSEDSGLMRAFGQHDSVWVGGRHGFSARDQISWEVAQKSFSTRAGDSLGNGQALKMEYNHTLEFAGPNWTVRSGVDYQHNNVKDRTLEYLSSANGGPVKSVDDSDDPAIVTANDLLQSRYGQLYVGSSWRRGLPGALVRTRPQYTWLVDVTAGWQWLDQTFNYGINTGIGVEVLGGDELALTVGYQSAPQGGDGQAGGTLGVSYGVRFGR from the coding sequence ATGGTCAGCTCTACTGCATCTAACGCCTCAGCAACTAAAAGCCGCCGCCTGCTCAATCCCTGGGCATTGGCGGTGGTGGCGGTGGCCGTGGGCGGCCTGTTGTGGCTGACGTTCCAGCGCGAAGAAGTGTTCCAGCCGGACGGCCGTGAGCCCGATGCGGTCTCGGCCAATTACGCCGAATTGCTGCTGGCCGCGCACCCGGATGACGATCACCTGCGCTTGCAGCTGGTCGATCTGCTGATCCGTCTCGGCGACTACCCGAAAGCGCGCCTGCACCTTGAGAACTGGCCGAAACCGGTCGTTGAGTTGCAGGCCTATTACCGGCTGGAACTCGATGCATTGGAAGCGGCGAAAGCCGATGATCCGATCGCGCAGAAAGCCTTGATCGAACGCCTGCAAAGCTTCGATCACCGCCTGTTGCCGCTGCCGCAATTGCACAACCTGGCCAAGCTGGCGCTGACGCTACAAGCGCCGGCGTTTGCTGCCAGCGTCTACGAAGAAATCGCCGACCGCGACCCGGCCCAGCGCATCGCTTCGCTCAAGTCCGCCGCGCAGTGGTACCTGGCCGGTGAGCAACCTGGTCGCGCCGCCGACATTTATCTGCTGCTCAAACAGGACAGCCAGCAAGCGTCCGAGCGTCGCGAATACGCGCAACTGGCGTTCAACAGCCTGTTGGCCGCCGGTCGCGGTGAACAGGCCGCGCGCGTACTGGCCGATGAACTGGATCAGCTCAAGGATCCGCAAACCGATTCGCCGTGGCTGGAGCAGGGCGTCGACGTTGCCGTTGGCAGCAAGCGCTTTGATCTGGCGCAGCGCTTTCTGGATCAGTGGCGCGTGTTGCAGCCGGACAACCCACAAATCCTGCGCAAGGAATTCAGCATGCGCCTGGCCCTCGGCGATTTGGCCGGTGCGTGGGACAGTGGTCAGCAGCTGGTGGCTGAGCACCCGGATGACTTGGCATTGCTCGAGCAAATGGGGCATCTGGGCGAATGGCGTGGCGACAGTCAGGCCGCCCTCGGCTACTGGATTCGCCTGCTCAAGCTGCACGAAGACCCGCAAACCCGTGAACACGCCTGGCGTCTGGCGAGTCAGCAGTTCGACTTTGACCATGCGATTCCCTTGCTCGCCGAGATCATGGAGCAACGTGCGCTGACCGACGTCGAACTCGATGCGCTGATCTACGCTCACGAATCGCGCGGCACACCGGCCCAGGCCGAAGCCTGGTTGCACGCCTACTTGCGCAAGTACCCGGCGCATCGCCTGGCCTGGACACGCCTGCTGCAGAACCTGGAAAACACCGGGCAGTTCGCACAGAAAACCGAGGTCTATCAGCGCTACTCGAAACGCTTCGCGCTGACGACGACCGAGCGCATCGACTGGGCCAATACCGACCTTAAGCTGTTTGATAATCAGGCGGCGTGGGAGGTATTGCAGGTTGATAACCGCAAGATCACCGATGAGGGTTACTGGCGCTTGCGTGCTGCGCTGGCGTGGGATCTGGAGCTCGATGACGAGCTGCAGTTTTCCCTGGAGAAACTCCTCGCGCTCAAGGGTTCGCTGAACAGTGGCGACGAAAGTCAGCTGATCACGATGTACCGCACCAGCGATCCGAAGCGGGCGCTGACCATGATGGTCGGCAGCTGGAAGCGCACCCGGGATCCGCAGCGTCTGGTTGAATCCTTGCAGCAAGCCCAGGAATTGCAGGATTGGCCGCAAGTGGTCGCGCTGCTCAAAGACGCCGAGCAATACCCGGAAGCCAACGAGCAAGCACAAGTGCTGGCGATTCGCGGTGCCTTGGCGGTGCAGCAGGGAAATATCGACGAGGCGCAGCGTTTGTACCTGTTGGGCCTGTCGCGTTTCCCGGATGACAACCTGTTCCGCGAGCGCCTGATGTGGCTGTACGTTGATCAAGGCAACACCGCCGCGCTCAAGCCTTTGCTGACGGAATGGAAACCCCAGGCGCGTCAGGACCGAATCCTCTGGCTGCCGTTCGCCAGTGCCAGCCAGATGCTCGGTCGCGATACCGAAGCGTTGGCCTGGTATCGGATGTACCTCAAGACCAGTCCGCAGGATTGGCTGGTGCGTGCGGCCTACGCCGATGCTTTGGAAAGCGCCGGTTATCAGGACGCGGCCCAACGGTTGCGCCTGAAGCTGCTGCGCAGCCCCGAAGGCGAAAACATTCAGCCATCGTCCCAGCGTTATGCGATCTGGTTGCGCTTGATGGCCAGCAGTTATTCGCCGGCCAAGGCACAGCAGGACGTGGCGAAGTGGAAAGACGGCTCGCCGGCCATGCTGCAATTGTGGTTCGAGCGGTTGCTGGCGCGTCTCGACGCGACGAACCAGGAATCGCAGAAAGACCAGTGGCTGGAGTGGGCGCGCAGCCAGGGCTTGAAAGTCCAGCGTTACGAAGAAATCCAGCAAGCCTTGCGCAGCCGTAACAAGGCGCAAGTCGAAACACTGTTGGCCAGTAGCGACCTCAACCCGGCGCAACGCGCCCAGGCCTTGAGTCGTCTCGGCCGCTTCGACGAAGCTCTAGACCTCAGCCAGTCCGCGCTGGGTGACGATCAACCGGCTGCCGTGCGCGAGCAGTTGCGCCGTCAGGCTGCCGAGTTGCAGGAATTGACGCCGCAGGGCGCGCAGCTGTCCTGGCATCAACAGGATTTCGGTGGCCTGGAATTCAACACCCCGCGCCTGCAAATCGCGCACAACCTTGGCGCTCAGTGGTACGCCAATCTTGAGTTGGAGAATGGCACCTACAACAGCGATCAGCTGATCGAATCGCGCATGGGCGATGAGCGCAACGCTGCGCTGACCCTGCAACGTTCGGTGGAAGACGGCGGCTACAAATTGTTCGCCGACACCAGCCAGCGCAAGGACGACGACCGAAATGGCCTGGGCCTGTCCCGGACCTGGCAGTTGAGCGCCAGCGACCAGATCGAGACCGGCCTGGACTGGCACCGCAAAAGCGAAGACAGCGGCCTGATGCGCGCTTTCGGCCAGCACGACAGTGTGTGGGTCGGCGGTCGTCACGGGTTCTCGGCGCGGGATCAGATCAGCTGGGAAGTGGCGCAGAAATCGTTCTCGACTCGTGCGGGCGATTCCTTGGGCAACGGCCAGGCGCTGAAGATGGAATACAACCACACGCTGGAATTCGCCGGACCTAACTGGACCGTGCGCAGCGGTGTCGATTATCAGCACAACAACGTCAAGGACCGCACGCTGGAGTACCTGTCCAGCGCCAACGGCGGTCCGGTGAAAAGCGTTGATGACTCGGACGATCCCGCGATCGTGACGGCCAACGATCTGCTGCAAAGCCGTTACGGCCAACTGTATGTCGGTAGCTCATGGCGTCGCGGCTTGCCGGGTGCCCTGGTGCGTACTCGCCCGCAATACACCTGGCTGGTGGACGTGACGGCGGGCTGGCAATGGCTGGATCAAACCTTCAACTACGGCATCAACACCGGGATCGGCGTCGAAGTGCTGGGCGGTGACGAATTGGCCCTTACCGTTGGCTACCAATCCGCGCCACAAGGCGGGGACGGTCAGGCGGGCGGAACACTGGGTGTGAGCTACGGCGTGCGATTCGGACGCTGA
- a CDS encoding type II toxin-antitoxin system HipA family toxin, with translation MKMTSLKVSTPEGSSGSILTSAEDFLFRYDEDALPPMAISLSMPVRPDEFRRRDLHPIFQMNLPEGYVLEQLRNRLAKTVNVDPMLLLALSGSSSPIGRVQVHSETVDSLLAGQQFPGERLDEILTWDGAEDIFADLLDRYILRAGISGVQPKVLVPEQQETALPRVTSKTSDLIIKSGREEFPGLAINEFLCMSIAKEAGIPVPEFFLSDNAQLFVMRRFDRDDQQNPIGFEDMAALMGLSADQKYSKSYAAIAKAVRLFCPAKHQRTSLDQLFDSVALSCIVGNGDAHLKNFGLLYSEPTQRDACLAPAYDIVNTTAYIPEDVLALDLAGNKSLFASRQGLLEFAHTCEIERPKERIQNLLTALEVVLERYPQHRERAPHVVSAIQQAAAPFALTFG, from the coding sequence ATGAAAATGACTTCTCTTAAAGTCAGCACGCCAGAGGGGAGCAGCGGCAGCATCCTCACCAGTGCTGAGGATTTCCTGTTTCGCTATGACGAAGATGCATTGCCCCCCATGGCAATCAGTTTGTCGATGCCTGTACGCCCCGACGAGTTTCGCCGCCGAGACCTGCACCCGATTTTCCAGATGAACCTGCCGGAAGGTTATGTCCTGGAACAACTACGTAATCGCCTGGCTAAAACCGTCAACGTCGATCCGATGCTGTTGTTGGCACTGTCTGGTAGCAGTTCGCCAATCGGTCGGGTTCAGGTGCATTCCGAAACGGTCGATTCTTTGCTTGCCGGACAGCAGTTTCCCGGGGAAAGGCTCGATGAGATTCTGACGTGGGACGGTGCCGAAGATATCTTCGCTGACCTGCTCGATCGTTACATCCTGCGGGCGGGCATTTCGGGTGTTCAACCTAAAGTGTTAGTGCCTGAACAGCAGGAAACGGCCTTGCCGCGAGTCACCTCGAAAACCTCGGACTTGATCATCAAAAGTGGTCGAGAGGAGTTTCCAGGCCTGGCGATCAACGAGTTCCTTTGCATGTCCATTGCCAAGGAAGCAGGTATTCCCGTTCCGGAGTTTTTCCTGTCCGATAATGCACAGCTGTTTGTCATGCGGCGCTTTGACCGAGACGATCAGCAAAACCCGATCGGTTTCGAAGACATGGCTGCGTTGATGGGGCTTTCGGCCGATCAGAAATACAGCAAAAGTTACGCGGCAATCGCCAAGGCGGTACGGCTGTTCTGCCCCGCTAAACATCAGCGAACTTCCCTTGATCAACTGTTCGATAGCGTCGCATTGAGCTGCATCGTCGGAAACGGTGATGCTCACCTGAAGAATTTTGGCTTGCTCTACTCGGAACCTACGCAACGCGATGCGTGCCTGGCACCGGCTTACGACATCGTCAACACCACGGCCTATATCCCCGAGGATGTATTGGCGCTGGATCTGGCGGGTAACAAGTCTTTGTTCGCCTCCCGGCAAGGGTTGCTGGAGTTTGCACATACATGTGAGATCGAACGGCCAAAGGAGCGTATTCAGAACTTGCTTACTGCACTCGAAGTGGTGCTTGAACGTTACCCGCAGCATCGGGAGCGAGCACCTCATGTTGTCAGTGCCATTCAACAAGCGGCTGCGCCATTTGCGCTGACGTTCGGGTAA
- a CDS encoding bifunctional glycoside hydrolase 114/ polysaccharide deacetylase family protein codes for MEIVFRRTRVRAAAKRLLAALALFVSGPAVQAAALPQPASVVFWYADQPPISELAQFDWSVVEPGHLTAGDVKTLRKLGSQPFAYLSVGEFHGGKAELEKASLTGAVSPVRNGAWDSQVMDLAAPAWREHLFGRAKALQAEGYAGLFLDTLDSFQLLPESARETQRVALAGFLRELHQRQPNLKLFFNRGFEVLPDLDGVAAAVAIESIHAGWDASAKRYRPVPEADREWLETQIQPLRAKGIPLVAIDYLPPERRDEARKLAKRLRDEGFIPYIGTPELDSMGISSIEIQPRRIAMLYDPREGDLVRNAGHTLLGGLLEYLGYRVDYLPVDGSLPEHRFSGLYAGIVTWMTSGPPQDASAFNSWIGKRLDEQVPVVFFSGLPIQDPLLLKRLGLNRSAPIGTQALTISYQDKALIGAFEAPVQPRSRDLTAISLLPKGPKAALLLTAADGQTFAPVATAEWGGVALAPYILETNNERSRWILDPFAFLQASLRLPVQPRPDTTTENGRRIATVHIDGDGFPSRAEVRGTPYAGKQVLDDFIRPNPFLTSVSIVEGEISPRGMFPFLARELEPIARELFANPKVEVATHTFSHPFFMQPEVAQKRENFNPEYGLKMAIPGYDKIDFRREIFGSRDYINQQLTTPEKPVKLVFWPGDALPSAATLKLAYDAGLKNVNGAETMLTKANPSLTGLNPLLRPTEGGLQYYAPIINENLYTNLWKGPYYGFRDVIDTFELTDSPRRLRGLHLYYHFYSSTKQASIKAMNEIYGYMKDQQPMSLWMSDYLDRVHGLYQASLARTAEGDWQVRGMDALRTLRLDPQMGWPDLLRSQGVAGVRDLPQGRYVALSSDQALLVLRPDRDERPALEEANLPLVDWKYVDEKHVSFSFAGQVDLSFSVRSASSCRVEVDGQTFAGKASAGLWTFQLPMKQVSHGQLYCI; via the coding sequence ATGGAAATCGTTTTTCGCAGGACGCGTGTCCGCGCGGCCGCTAAACGGCTGCTCGCCGCTTTAGCGTTGTTCGTGAGTGGGCCCGCTGTTCAGGCCGCAGCATTGCCGCAACCCGCCAGCGTGGTTTTCTGGTACGCCGATCAACCACCCATTTCCGAGTTGGCTCAGTTCGACTGGTCAGTGGTCGAGCCGGGGCATCTGACCGCGGGCGACGTCAAAACACTGCGCAAGTTGGGCAGCCAACCGTTCGCCTACCTGTCGGTGGGCGAGTTCCATGGTGGCAAGGCCGAGCTCGAAAAGGCATCCCTCACGGGAGCGGTCAGCCCGGTGCGCAATGGCGCGTGGGACAGCCAGGTCATGGACCTCGCGGCACCTGCCTGGCGTGAACATTTGTTCGGCCGAGCCAAGGCGTTGCAGGCCGAAGGCTACGCCGGGTTGTTCCTCGATACCCTCGACAGCTTCCAGTTGCTGCCGGAGTCGGCGCGAGAAACACAGCGTGTGGCACTCGCCGGTTTCCTGCGGGAATTGCATCAACGTCAGCCAAACCTGAAGCTGTTTTTCAACCGTGGCTTCGAAGTGCTGCCCGACCTCGATGGCGTGGCCGCCGCGGTGGCGATCGAATCGATTCACGCTGGTTGGGACGCTTCCGCCAAGCGTTATCGCCCGGTACCGGAAGCCGACCGCGAATGGCTGGAAACCCAGATCCAGCCGTTGCGCGCCAAAGGTATTCCGCTGGTAGCGATTGACTATCTGCCGCCGGAGCGCCGCGATGAAGCGCGCAAACTGGCCAAGCGTCTGCGCGATGAGGGCTTCATTCCCTATATCGGCACGCCAGAGCTGGACTCGATGGGCATCAGCAGCATCGAAATCCAGCCGCGCCGAATCGCGATGCTTTACGACCCGCGCGAAGGCGATCTGGTGCGCAACGCCGGGCACACCTTGCTCGGCGGTTTGCTCGAATACCTCGGCTACCGGGTCGATTACCTGCCGGTCGACGGCTCGCTGCCGGAGCACCGTTTCAGCGGTTTGTACGCCGGGATCGTGACCTGGATGACCAGCGGCCCGCCGCAGGACGCATCGGCTTTCAATAGCTGGATCGGCAAACGTCTGGACGAACAGGTGCCAGTGGTGTTCTTTTCCGGCCTGCCGATTCAAGACCCGCTGCTGCTCAAGCGCCTGGGCCTGAACCGCTCGGCGCCGATTGGTACTCAGGCCTTGACCATCAGCTATCAGGACAAGGCGCTGATCGGCGCTTTCGAAGCCCCGGTGCAGCCCCGGTCCCGTGACCTGACCGCAATCTCCCTGCTGCCCAAAGGCCCGAAAGCCGCGTTGCTGCTGACCGCTGCCGACGGCCAGACATTTGCCCCGGTGGCGACGGCCGAGTGGGGCGGTGTTGCCCTTGCGCCATACATTCTCGAAACGAATAACGAGCGCAGCCGCTGGATTCTCGATCCGTTCGCTTTCCTCCAGGCCAGCTTGCGCCTGCCGGTTCAGCCACGCCCCGACACCACCACCGAAAACGGCCGCCGCATCGCCACCGTGCACATCGACGGCGATGGTTTTCCGTCGCGCGCTGAAGTGCGCGGCACGCCGTATGCCGGCAAGCAGGTGCTCGACGATTTCATCCGGCCCAACCCGTTCCTGACTTCGGTGTCGATCGTCGAAGGCGAGATTTCACCGCGCGGCATGTTCCCGTTCCTGGCGCGCGAACTGGAACCCATTGCCCGTGAGTTGTTTGCCAACCCGAAAGTCGAAGTCGCCACCCACACCTTCAGCCATCCGTTTTTCATGCAGCCGGAAGTGGCGCAGAAACGTGAGAACTTCAACCCGGAATACGGCTTGAAGATGGCCATTCCGGGCTACGACAAAATCGATTTCCGCCGCGAGATTTTTGGCTCGCGCGACTACATCAACCAGCAGCTCACCACCCCGGAAAAACCGGTGAAGCTTGTCTTCTGGCCGGGCGATGCCTTGCCCTCGGCAGCGACCTTGAAGCTGGCCTACGACGCGGGCCTGAAAAACGTCAACGGCGCCGAGACCATGCTGACCAAGGCCAACCCGTCGCTGACCGGTCTCAATCCTTTGCTGCGTCCCACCGAAGGCGGCCTGCAGTACTACGCGCCGATCATCAACGAGAACCTCTACACCAACCTGTGGAAGGGGCCGTATTACGGTTTCCGCGATGTGATCGACACCTTCGAACTCACCGACAGCCCACGGCGCTTGCGCGGCCTGCACCTGTATTACCACTTCTATTCGAGCACCAAGCAGGCCTCGATCAAGGCGATGAACGAGATCTACGGCTACATGAAGGACCAGCAACCGATGTCGCTGTGGATGAGCGACTACCTCGATCGTGTGCACGGTTTGTATCAGGCCAGTCTGGCGCGCACCGCCGAGGGTGACTGGCAGGTTCGCGGCATGGACGCGCTGCGCACCCTTCGACTCGACCCGCAAATGGGCTGGCCGGACCTGCTGCGTTCGCAAGGTGTTGCCGGTGTTCGTGACTTGCCGCAAGGCCGGTATGTGGCGTTGAGCAGCGACCAGGCGTTGCTGGTGTTGCGTCCCGACCGGGATGAACGGCCGGCGCTGGAGGAGGCCAACCTGCCGTTGGTGGACTGGAAATATGTGGATGAAAAACACGTGAGCTTTTCGTTTGCCGGTCAAGTGGACCTGAGCTTCTCCGTGCGCTCGGCGAGCAGTTGCCGGGTGGAAGTGGACGGGCAAACTTTTGCAGGCAAGGCATCCGCCGGTCTGTGGACTTTTCAATTACCAATGAAGCAGGTGAGTCATGGTCAGCTCTACTGCATCTAA
- a CDS encoding NAD-dependent epimerase/dehydratase family protein — protein MFVERILVTGGAGFIGSHLVEALLGKGYKVRVLDNLSTGKVSNLPMDNANLNLVIGDVADGAVVAQAMRDCGAVVHLAAVASVQASVDDPVSTHQSNFVGTLNVCESMVKAGIKRVVFASSAAIYGNNGEGTAIHEDTPKSPLTPYASDKLASEQYLDFYRREHGLEPMIFRFFNIFGPRQDPSSPYSGVISIFTKLALAEQSVAIFGDGSQTRDFVYVQDLVSILVQSLEVSEPSPGAVNVGLSRSTSLNDLIAELGTVTGSPLKVIHHAPRQGDIRHSRANNSRLLERFKLPEPTAIGKGLSQLIRSL, from the coding sequence ATGTTTGTTGAGCGAATACTGGTGACTGGCGGTGCCGGTTTTATTGGGTCGCACCTCGTAGAAGCCTTGCTGGGCAAGGGCTACAAGGTTCGCGTGCTGGATAATTTGTCGACTGGAAAAGTCAGCAATCTGCCGATGGACAATGCCAATCTGAACCTGGTCATCGGTGATGTCGCGGACGGCGCCGTAGTGGCACAAGCCATGCGCGATTGCGGTGCTGTCGTTCACCTGGCCGCAGTGGCCTCGGTGCAAGCATCGGTGGATGATCCGGTCAGCACCCATCAAAGCAACTTCGTCGGCACCCTCAACGTGTGCGAAAGCATGGTGAAGGCCGGGATCAAGCGCGTGGTATTCGCGTCCAGCGCTGCTATCTACGGCAACAACGGCGAAGGCACGGCGATTCACGAAGACACGCCAAAATCCCCGCTCACGCCGTATGCCAGCGACAAACTGGCCAGCGAGCAATACCTCGATTTCTATCGCCGCGAACATGGTCTGGAGCCGATGATCTTTCGGTTCTTCAACATCTTTGGTCCACGCCAGGATCCGTCATCGCCGTACTCTGGCGTGATCAGCATCTTTACCAAGCTGGCCTTGGCCGAGCAGTCGGTGGCGATTTTCGGCGACGGTTCGCAGACCCGCGACTTCGTCTATGTCCAGGACCTGGTGAGTATTCTCGTGCAGTCCCTGGAAGTCAGTGAACCGAGCCCCGGCGCGGTGAACGTTGGCCTGAGTCGTTCCACCAGCCTCAACGATCTGATCGCCGAATTGGGCACCGTCACCGGCAGCCCGTTGAAGGTGATTCATCACGCGCCACGTCAAGGCGACATTCGCCATTCGCGCGCCAACAACAGTCGCCTGCTGGAGCGTTTCAAGCTCCCGGAACCGACCGCCATCGGCAAGGGGCTGTCGCAGCTTATTCGCAGCCTGTAA
- the abiEi gene encoding type IV toxin-antitoxin system AbiEi family antitoxin, producing the protein MGMHPHSKSTQPMGRLLRKLTRLASEERYLFTPEDLRGVVPDISEGAYKTLLSRAASEGHLARVCRGLYLFEAAKPSSGLVLFHAAARLRAKEFNYISLETALSDSGVISQIPINWITLMSSGRSSTISCGRWGTIEFVHTRQKPQDLVGLVHYDARCRLWRATPQQALRDMKAAKRNMDLIDWSVANEFV; encoded by the coding sequence ATGGGTATGCATCCACACTCAAAATCCACCCAGCCAATGGGGCGGCTTCTCCGAAAACTGACCCGTCTGGCCAGCGAAGAACGCTACCTGTTCACCCCCGAAGATCTCAGAGGGGTGGTGCCCGATATTTCCGAAGGTGCTTACAAAACCTTGTTGAGCCGCGCAGCTTCGGAAGGTCATCTGGCTCGGGTGTGCAGAGGGCTTTACCTGTTTGAAGCGGCCAAACCGTCTAGCGGATTGGTGCTGTTTCATGCCGCTGCCAGGCTACGTGCCAAGGAGTTCAACTACATCAGCCTTGAAACGGCATTGAGCGATAGCGGCGTTATCTCTCAGATCCCCATCAATTGGATCACGCTGATGTCTTCCGGTCGCAGCAGCACCATTTCATGCGGACGCTGGGGCACCATCGAATTCGTGCACACCCGCCAGAAACCTCAAGATCTGGTTGGCCTGGTTCACTATGACGCGCGTTGCCGCCTATGGCGGGCAACACCGCAACAAGCATTGCGGGACATGAAGGCCGCGAAACGAAACATGGATTTGATCGATTGGAGCGTCGCCAATGAGTTTGTTTGA
- a CDS encoding helix-turn-helix domain-containing protein, producing MDYALLISRLGNQIREKRMNRGLTQAQLAELAGLTRYKIIAVEKGTLSVGMIAYARMLAALDCELAVIPAAMPTLEELGGLFE from the coding sequence ATGGATTATGCTCTGCTAATTTCCCGTCTCGGCAACCAAATACGCGAAAAGCGTATGAATCGTGGCCTGACGCAAGCTCAGCTTGCCGAGCTCGCAGGACTGACACGATACAAAATCATTGCCGTAGAGAAGGGGACCCTTTCTGTAGGAATGATCGCCTATGCGCGGATGCTGGCAGCGCTGGATTGCGAATTAGCGGTCATTCCGGCAGCTATGCCGACGCTTGAAGAGCTTGGGGGGCTGTTCGAATGA